A portion of the Canis lupus baileyi chromosome 6, mCanLup2.hap1, whole genome shotgun sequence genome contains these proteins:
- the CHI3L1 gene encoding chitinase-3-like protein 1 isoform X1 — protein sequence MLLRAAQTGFVVLILLQSCSAHKLVCYYTNWSQYRKGDGSCLPDAIDPFLCTHVIYSFANISNNEIDTWEWNDVTLYDTLNTLKSRNPNLKTLLSVGGWSFGSQRFSKIASKTQSRRLFIKSVPPFLRTHGFDGLDLAWLHPERRDKRHFTTLVKEMKAEFAREAQAGAGQLLLLSAAVSAGKVTIDSGYDVAQISRHLDFISLMSYDFHGAWRQTTGHHSPLFRGQMDASSDRFNNADYAVSYMLRLGVPANKLLMGIPTFGRSFTLASSETGVGAPISGPGLSGQFTKEEGILAYYEICDFLRGASVHRLTSQQVPYATKGNQWVGYDDQESVKNKVQYLRNRQLAGAMVWALDLDDFRGTLCGGAARFPLTSAIKDALTAA from the exons GCTTTGTGGTCCTGATCCTGCTGCAGAGCT GCTCTGCACACAAACTGGTCTGCTACTATACCAACTGGTCCCAGTACCGGAAGGGTGATGGGAGCTGCCTTCCCGATGCCATCGACCCCTTCCTCTGCACCCACGTCATCTACAGCTTCGCCAACATAAGCAACAACGAGATCGACACCTGGGAGTGGAATGATGTCACGCTCTATGACACGCTGAACACACTCAAGAGCAG GAACCCCAACCTGAAGACCCTCCTGTCTGTTGGAGGATGGAGCTTTGGTTCTCAAAG ATTTTCCAAAATAGCCTCCAAGACCCAGAGTCGCAGGCTTTTCATCAAGTCAGTGCCACCGTTTCTGCGAACCCACGGCTTCGACGGGCTGGACCTGGCCTGGCTCCACCCCGAGCGGAGAGACAAGCGCCACTTCACCACACTGGTCAAG GAAATGAAGGCTGAGTTTGCGAGGGAAGCCCAGGCGGGAGCAGGGCAGCTTCTGCTGCTCAGCGCAGCAGTGTCTGCGGGGAAGGTGACCATCGACAGTGGCTACGACGTGGCGCAGATCTCCCG ACACCTGGACTTCATCAGCCTTATGAGCTATGACTTTCACGGAGCCTGGCGTCAGACCACCGGACACCACAGCCCCCTGTTCCGAGGCCAGATGGATGCAAGTTCTGACCGATTCAACAATGCT gactATGCCGTGAGCTACATGCTGAGGCTGGGGGTCCCAGCCAATAAGCTGCTGATGGGCATCCCCACCTTTGGAAGGAGCTTCACTCTGGCCTCCTCTGAGACCGGTGTGGGTGCCCCCATCTCAGGGCCGGGATTATCAGGCCAGTTCACCAAGGAGGAGGGGATCCTGGCCTACTATGAG ATCTGTGACTTCCTCCGCGGAGCCTCGGTCCACAGGCTCACCAGCCAGCAGGTCCCCTACGCCACCAAGGGCAACCAGTGGGTGGGGTATGATGACCAGGAGAGCGTCAAAAACAAG GTGCAGTACCTGAGGAACAGGCAGCTGGCTGGCGCCATGGTGTGGGCCCTGGACCTGGACGACTTCCGGGGCACCCTATGTGGTGGGGCTGCACGCTTCCCCCTCACCAGTGCCATCAAGGATGCGCTCACGGCGGCCTAG
- the CHI3L1 gene encoding chitinase-3-like protein 1 isoform X2 — translation MLLRAAQTGFVVLILLQSCSAHKLVCYYTNWSQYRKGDGSCLPDAIDPFLCTHVIYSFANISNNEIDTWEWNDVTLYDTLNTLKSRNPNLKTLLSVGGWSFGSQRFSKIASKTQSRRLFIKSVPPFLRTHGFDGLDLAWLHPERRDKRHFTTLVKEMKAEFAREAQAGAGQLLLLSAAVSAGKVTIDSGYDVAQISRHLDFISLMSYDFHGAWRQTTGHHSPLFRGQMDASSDRFNNADYAVSYMLRLGVPANKLLMGIPTFGRSFTLASSETGVGAPISGPGLSGQFTKEEGILAYYEVSRSSPCHLPCPLLRSVTSSAEPRSTGSPASRSPTPPRATSGWGMMTRRASKTRCST, via the exons GCTTTGTGGTCCTGATCCTGCTGCAGAGCT GCTCTGCACACAAACTGGTCTGCTACTATACCAACTGGTCCCAGTACCGGAAGGGTGATGGGAGCTGCCTTCCCGATGCCATCGACCCCTTCCTCTGCACCCACGTCATCTACAGCTTCGCCAACATAAGCAACAACGAGATCGACACCTGGGAGTGGAATGATGTCACGCTCTATGACACGCTGAACACACTCAAGAGCAG GAACCCCAACCTGAAGACCCTCCTGTCTGTTGGAGGATGGAGCTTTGGTTCTCAAAG ATTTTCCAAAATAGCCTCCAAGACCCAGAGTCGCAGGCTTTTCATCAAGTCAGTGCCACCGTTTCTGCGAACCCACGGCTTCGACGGGCTGGACCTGGCCTGGCTCCACCCCGAGCGGAGAGACAAGCGCCACTTCACCACACTGGTCAAG GAAATGAAGGCTGAGTTTGCGAGGGAAGCCCAGGCGGGAGCAGGGCAGCTTCTGCTGCTCAGCGCAGCAGTGTCTGCGGGGAAGGTGACCATCGACAGTGGCTACGACGTGGCGCAGATCTCCCG ACACCTGGACTTCATCAGCCTTATGAGCTATGACTTTCACGGAGCCTGGCGTCAGACCACCGGACACCACAGCCCCCTGTTCCGAGGCCAGATGGATGCAAGTTCTGACCGATTCAACAATGCT gactATGCCGTGAGCTACATGCTGAGGCTGGGGGTCCCAGCCAATAAGCTGCTGATGGGCATCCCCACCTTTGGAAGGAGCTTCACTCTGGCCTCCTCTGAGACCGGTGTGGGTGCCCCCATCTCAGGGCCGGGATTATCAGGCCAGTTCACCAAGGAGGAGGGGATCCTGGCCTACTATGAG GTCTCACGCAGCTCTCCGTGCCACCTGCCCTGTCCTCTGCTCAGATCTGTGACTTCCTCCGCGGAGCCTCGGTCCACAGGCTCACCAGCCAGCAGGTCCCCTACGCCACCAAGGGCAACCAGTGGGTGGGGTATGATGACCAGGAGAGCGTCAAAAACAAG GTGCAGTACCTGA